In Fundulus heteroclitus isolate FHET01 chromosome 16, MU-UCD_Fhet_4.1, whole genome shotgun sequence, a single genomic region encodes these proteins:
- the LOC105917960 gene encoding uncharacterized protein LOC105917960, translated as MDTWTVIIILHYFLLASSVRSAPVGSLSSLPPAFRETAVEAKTLGEKILKDIPAAHSATVNVFSLDSSSQTSNLQMMAASMGIPSSPVLKALSEHFTLDMCVSRMLAGVQMYQNLLEVLSSRVKGMEDLKVDLRDLLNHVNKLKEVAQLGSDVSDQNPVSDLASHLQDNYSIQVAVHVTLTQLRSFCHDLNRTFRVLTTYRP; from the exons ATGGACACCTGGACAG TCATCATCATTCTGCACTACTTCCTGTTGGCCTCTTCAGTCCGATCAGCTCCCGTCGGCTCGCTGTCCAGCCTCCCTCCTGCGTTCAGAGAGACCGCCGTGGAGGCCAAGACGCTGGgggagaaaatcctgaaggacaTTCCTGCAGCGCACAGCGCCACAGTCAAT GTGTTCAGCCTCGATTCTTCCAGTCAGACGTCAAACCTGCAGATGATGGCAGCGTCGATGGGAATCCCCTCCTCCCCCGTCCTCAAAGCGCTGTCTGAACACTTCACCCTG GACATGTGTGTGAGCCGGATGCTTGCAGGCGTTCAGATGtaccagaacctgctggaggTTCTGTCCAGCAGAGTGAAGGGTATGGAGGACCTGAAAGTGGACCTTCGTGACCTGCTGAACCACGTCAATAAG CTGAAGGAGGTGGCGCAACTCGGATCGGACGTCTCCGATCAGAACCCGGTTTCGGACCTGGCCTCTCATCTCCAAGACAACTACAGCATCCAGGTGGCGGTCCACGTTACGCTGACTCAGCTGCGCTCCTTCTGTCATGACCTGAACCGGACCTTCAGAGTCCTCACCACCTACAGGCCATGA
- the psmd3 gene encoding 26S proteasome non-ATPase regulatory subunit 3, which produces MKETSSKRRERAGGRDKSNKESKEQKEAKSAPEPQDVEMPEEEAANAAKQPKELDSLTLEDIKEHVKQIEKAVSGKEPRFVLRALRALPSTSRRLNTNVLHKALTGFFTSNASTREFLLGFLEEPMETAEGDIQFRPRTGKAAAAPLLPEVETYLQLLLVIHLTNTKRYTEAQKVSDELMQKVSSKNRRALDLVVAKCYYYHARVYEFLKQLDTIRSFLHTRLRTATLRHDADGQAVLLNLLLRNYLHFNLYDQAEKLVSKSVFPELANNNEWARYLYYTGRIKAIQLEYTEARRTLTNALRKAPQHTAVGFKQTVHKLLIVVELLLGEIPDRLQFRQPSLKRSLMPYFLLTQAVRTGNLAKFNQVLEQFGEKFQTDGTYTLIIRLRHNVIKTGVRMISLSYSRISLADIAQKLQLDSPEDAEFIVAKAIRDGVIEASINHEKGFVQSKETMDIYGTREPQLAFHQRISFCLDLHNMSVKAMRFPPKAYNKDLESAEERREREQQDLEFAKEMAEDDDDSFP; this is translated from the exons ATGAAGGAGACATCCTCCAAGCGGAGAGAGAGGGCGGGCGGCCGGGACAAGTCCAACAAGGAGTCCAAGGAGCAGAAGGAGGCGAAGAGCGCCCCGGAACCGCAGGACGTGGAGATGCCGGAGGAGGAGGCTGCTAACGCGGCTAAGCAGCCCAAGGAGCTGGACAGCCTGACCCTGGAGG ACATCAAGGAACACGTGAAGCAGATTGAGAAGGCCGTATCAGGGAAGGAACCTCGCTTCGTGCTGCGCGCCCTGCGAGCGCTGCCGTCCACCAGCCGCCGCCTCAACACCAACGTTCTCCACAAAGCTCTCACGGGCTTCTTCACCAGCAACGCCTCCACCAGAGAGTTCCTGCTGGGCTTCCTGGAGGAG CCCATGGAGACGGCGGAAGGAGACATCCAGTTCCGCCCGAGGACGGGGAAAGCGGCGGCGGCTCCTCTGCTCCCGGAGGTGGAGACgtacctgcagctgctgctggtgaTCCACCTGACCAACACCAAGAGATACACTGAG GCGCAGAAAGTCTCAGACGAGCTGATGCAGAAGGTGAGCTCCAAGAACCGCAGAGCTCTGGACCTGGTGGTGGCcaaatgttattattatcacGCCCGAGTGTACGAGTTCCTGAAGCAGCTGGACACCATCCGCAG CTTCCTGCACACCCGGCTGCGCACGGCGACGCTGCGGCACGACGCCGACGGTCAGGCCGTGCTGCTCAACCTGCTGCTGAGGAACTACCTGCACTTCAACCTGTACGACCAGGCCGAGAAGCTGGTGTCCAAGTCCGTGTTCCCCGAGCTGGCCAACAACAACGAGTGGGCCAGATACCTCTACTACACAG GTCGCATCAAGGCCATCCAGCTGGAGTACACAGAGGCTCGCAGGACTCTGACCAACGCCCTGAGGAAAGCTCCACAGCACACTGCAGTGGGCTTCAAGCAGACC GTCCACAAGCTGCTGATtgtggtggagctgctgctgggagagATTCCCGACAGGCTGCAGTTCAGACAGCCGTCGCTCAAACGCTCCCTGATGCCGTACTTCCTGCTCACCCAAG CTGTGAGGACCGGGAACCTAGCCAAGTTTAACCAGGTCTTGGAGCAGTTTGGAGAAAAGTTTCAGACCGACGGGACGTACACGCTCATCATCCGCCTGCGACACAACGTCATCAAGACAG GCGTGCGGATGATCAGCCTGTCCTACTCTCGGATCTCTCTGGCCGACATCGCTCAGAAGCTGCAGCTCGACAGTCCTGAGGACGCCGAGTTCATCGTTGCCAAG GCGATCCGTGACGGCGTGATCGAGGCTAGCATCAACCACGAGAAGGGCTTCGTCCAATCAAAGGAGACCATGGACATCTATGGAACCAGAGAGCCTCAGCTGGCGTTCCACCAGAGGATTTCCTTCTGCCTGGACCTCCACAACATGTCTGTTAAG GCCATGAGGTTTCCTCCTAAAGCGTACAACAAGGACCTGGAATCAGCAGAG GAGCGTCGGGAACGGGAGCAGCAGGATCTGGAGTTCGCCAAAGAGATGGCTGAAGACGACGACGACAGCTTCCCATGA